The Streptomyces sp. NBC_00775 genome includes the window TCACCGCCTCCCGGCCCGTCTATCCGTTCCCGTACATCGCGGTGAACACCACCGGCGGTTCGGACGACGACGCATCCAGCTACACGGCCCGGCTGTCCACCGCCGAGCAGAACCTGACCGTCGACTACCTCGGTTCTTTCCGCTCCGGATACGAGACGGTCAGCGGCTGGGTCGACGGCAAGTGGGTGACTCGCCCAGGCAAGAGCTGAGCCCGTCCCGCTCCGCGCGGCCCGTCACGGCGGCGGCCAGGGCGACTTCACCGCCCGGGCCGCCGTACGCCCGTCCGAAGCAGTCCCGCTGGTGATCAATACACCTGGGGCGTCGATCGCGACTCGGCCAGTCGACGCAGCAGGTCCCTGCTGGCCATGGCGATCAGCGGGGGCACGTCGAGGTCGTCGAGCATGTCGGCGGCAGCCTGCATTTCCACGGTCCGGCGTAGGGCGTGCCGGTGACTGCCCTCGACCAGCCGGTCCAGGGTCGCGGCGCTCGCGCGGGTCAGTTCGTCGGCGATGTTCTCGCGCAGCCAGTCCTCGCAGCCCGCGGCCCGGGCCGCTTCGAGAGCCTCGACGACGGCCGCCGCCAGGCCCTTGTAGAACACACTGCGCAGCAGCTTGCGTTCGGCGGCCGGCCCTGCCGGTCCGTCGAGGACGTCGGCTCGCGCGCCGAGCGGGCGGAGCATCTCGGCGTAGCGGCGGGCTCCGGGTCCGGAGACGAGCATCGGCGTCCACAGGCCCCTTCCGGGCACGGTCGCCATCAAGGACACGTCGACGAAGTCGATCCCGGCCTCCCCGTCGATCACGCCGAGCCGGCGCTTCACTCCGGGAGAGGCGGTGTTGAGGTCGGCCCAGAGACAGCCGGGAGGCGTTCCGGCGAGGGCCGCTCGGAGGGCGTCCACGGCGGCCGAGGCGCTGTTGACGCTCAGCACGAGGTCACTGCCCCGGGCCGCCTCCGCCTCGCTGACCGTGTCCATCACACCAGGGGGCGCCGGGACCTTCGGGTCGTAGCCGCGTACGCGTGCGCCCGCGGCCACCAGATCGCCCGCGATGGCGCCGCCCGCCTCTCCCAGGCCGAGTACGGCGATACGGGGGCCCTGGACGGGAGTGGAACCCACGGGTGCTCCCCCTCTCACGTTCGTTCAGCCGAGGCCGGGAGCCGATCCTTCCCTGGTAGTGCCGCCCTGCCCTGTCCGACGGGGCGGACAGGGCAGGCAAGTTCAGCCGCGCAGGGAGTGCAGCATGGTGCCGATCTTCGCCGCGACGGTCTCGGCCGCGCCCTGGGCGTACGACGAGTCCATCGCCTCGTAGGTGATCCGGGCATAGCTCTGCGCCTCGGCCATGTTCTTCGAGCCGCCCTCGAGCATCGACATGACGGCGGTGTGCGGGAACGGCGAGTGCTTCTTGATGGCCAGCGCGGTGTCGGTGGACAGCTCCGGTTCCACCCCCACGAACGCGCCGTTTCCGACCTGGAGGATCCAGATGGGTACGTCGGTCGTGCCGGTCGGGGTGAAGTCGTACGTCTTCGTCGGTCCCGTCGGGTGTCCACTCGTCATCGTGGCGACCGTGACGGAGTCGGTGAGGAGGCGCACCGTCGAGCCCGAATCGCCGCCGGAGGTCTTGATGGTCTCGCTGACCCGGACGGCTTCGGTCCCGAGGCGCTCGCCCTGCACCGTGAGAAGCAGCCAGCCGGCGTCCTGGGCATCGACCTGGGACCACTTCTTGTCCTTGTCGATGGTGTAGCGCTTCGACCTGAACGCCGGTGACTGGTCGCCGCAGGAGCCGACCAGAAAGAAGCCGACGACATCGCCGTCGTACTGCTTCTCCAGGTGCTGCACCGCCGCGCCCGCCAGGTCTGCGGTGATGGGCAGGTCGCCGTTGGCCATGACCGACTCCATCATGACCGAGGACTGGACGCTGTAGTTCATGAGGATGGCGATCGGGTTGCCGTCGAGGTCGTCGAAGCGGGTCACTCCCACGCTCTTGTCCGACGAGCCCCTCTCGCCGGTGCCGAGCCACCAGCCGTCGGCCGTGAGGACGTCCCGGTTGACGTTCACATCGCACTCGCCGGTCCCGAACCCGACCCGCGCCGGTTGCAGTCCCGCGACCGCCGCCGTGATCGCGGTCGATGTGGCCTGCGTGATCTGCTGCACGTACTGCGCCGCCGCCGTCGAGGAGCCGACCGCCTGCACGTGCGGGGCGGAGAACGTGTGCGTCACGGTCACGACGATGTCGGCCGCCGCCACGCCGGACGCCTTCGCGATGGTCGTCCGCATCGCGGCGATCGCCTCCGCGCTGATCGACGTCAGGTCCAGCACGGCGAGAGCGACGCGGC containing:
- a CDS encoding NAD(P)-dependent oxidoreductase, which translates into the protein MGSTPVQGPRIAVLGLGEAGGAIAGDLVAAGARVRGYDPKVPAPPGVMDTVSEAEAARGSDLVLSVNSASAAVDALRAALAGTPPGCLWADLNTASPGVKRRLGVIDGEAGIDFVDVSLMATVPGRGLWTPMLVSGPGARRYAEMLRPLGARADVLDGPAGPAAERKLLRSVFYKGLAAAVVEALEAARAAGCEDWLRENIADELTRASAATLDRLVEGSHRHALRRTVEMQAAADMLDDLDVPPLIAMASRDLLRRLAESRSTPQVY